In Sphingobacterium thalpophilum, a genomic segment contains:
- the ppk2 gene encoding polyphosphate kinase 2, which translates to MAEYDLNELQKIHENKDVLNYLEQHGILEIKKFNDVYDYEKELYELQVKLLKLQYEIIEKGKRVLIIFEGRDAAGKGGTIGRITQYLNPKKVRVVALPKPTEEEAGQWYFQRYIKQLPNAGEIVIFDRSWYNRAVVEPVFGFCSKEQHELFMNQVPEFEKQLIDDGIILIKLFLNVSKEEQAERLKERKEDILKQWKIGVLDQQAQEKWDVYTGYIEDLFKKTSTKKSPWLEIAKDNKKKARLASFRLIINALVGSEQEKIDSFVTKHD; encoded by the coding sequence ATGGCAGAGTACGATTTAAATGAACTTCAGAAGATCCACGAAAACAAAGATGTTTTAAACTATCTGGAACAACATGGCATTCTGGAAATAAAAAAATTCAATGATGTTTACGATTATGAGAAAGAACTTTACGAGCTTCAAGTCAAGCTCTTAAAGCTTCAATATGAAATCATTGAAAAAGGAAAACGGGTCCTTATTATTTTTGAAGGTAGGGACGCTGCGGGTAAAGGTGGTACAATAGGCCGCATAACCCAATATCTAAATCCCAAAAAGGTACGCGTTGTTGCATTGCCCAAACCAACCGAAGAGGAAGCCGGACAATGGTATTTTCAACGATATATCAAACAGCTCCCTAATGCCGGCGAAATTGTGATTTTTGACCGTAGCTGGTATAACAGAGCTGTTGTTGAACCTGTATTTGGATTTTGCTCCAAGGAGCAACATGAGCTGTTTATGAACCAGGTCCCTGAATTTGAGAAGCAGTTAATCGATGATGGCATCATCCTTATCAAATTATTCCTGAACGTCAGCAAAGAAGAGCAAGCCGAAAGGTTAAAAGAGCGAAAAGAAGATATCCTAAAACAATGGAAAATCGGTGTGCTAGACCAGCAGGCACAGGAGAAATGGGATGTATATACGGGCTATATTGAGGATTTATTTAAAAAGACAAGTACAAAAAAATCGCCTTGGCTAGAAATCGCGAAAGATAATAAGAAAAAGGCTCGCCTGGCGTCCTTCAGACTTATTATCAATGCTCTTGTTGGAAGTGAACAGGAAAAAATAGATTCTTTCGTCACAAAACACGATTAA
- the pckA gene encoding phosphoenolpyruvate carboxykinase (ATP) — protein MKKGNIGNAPDLKYLKIDSTKNVFYQLPVSELVEHALANHEGRLSDTGALAADTGKFTGRSPKDRFLVEDSLTKDSVWWGEINQRMSPANFEALFSKVAAHLSDKIIYVRDCAAGADPAYQIDLRVVTETAYQSIFANNLFLRPEPNLDAQPAWSILAAPTLLIEEPHQYGIINENFVAIDFTKKIVLIAGTGYTGEIKKSIFSILNFILPFQHNVLSMHCSANTSKEGETALFFGLSGTGKTTLSADRNRKLIGDDEHGWSEKGIFNFEGGCYAKCVGLSEDKEPEIFHAIRFGSLLENVVLDEFDRPDYNDISKTENTRVSYPIDFMENAEMSGIGREPENIFFLTADAFGVLPPISLLTIDQAVYHFVSGYTAKVAGTEVGVKEPTAAFSTCFGQAFLPLHPSKYAALLRSKLEQNRNIKVWLVNTGWIAGPYGIGRRIKLNYTRSLIRAAIDGSLLESHFNKHNIFGLEYPTSCGEHVPAQILDARGLWNNDEAYDMQAKRLAKLFISNFEKFNDEMPPSVHAAGPKIETTVLVS, from the coding sequence ATGAAAAAGGGTAACATTGGAAACGCGCCTGATTTGAAATATTTAAAAATTGATAGTACAAAAAATGTATTTTATCAATTGCCTGTTTCTGAATTGGTCGAACATGCCTTAGCAAATCACGAAGGTCGACTTTCTGATACGGGAGCACTCGCTGCTGATACGGGAAAATTTACTGGGAGATCGCCAAAAGATCGGTTTCTGGTCGAAGATTCTTTAACAAAAGATAGCGTTTGGTGGGGAGAGATCAATCAACGGATGTCTCCGGCTAATTTTGAAGCACTATTTTCGAAAGTAGCTGCTCACTTAAGTGATAAAATCATCTATGTAAGAGATTGTGCTGCAGGGGCTGATCCAGCTTATCAAATAGATTTGCGTGTTGTTACGGAGACAGCTTATCAAAGTATATTTGCCAATAACCTGTTTCTGCGTCCGGAACCAAATTTGGATGCTCAGCCTGCTTGGTCGATTTTAGCTGCCCCGACGCTGCTTATCGAAGAGCCGCATCAATATGGCATTATCAACGAAAATTTTGTTGCGATTGATTTTACAAAAAAGATAGTTCTGATTGCAGGGACCGGTTATACAGGGGAGATTAAAAAGAGTATTTTTTCAATATTGAACTTTATTTTGCCATTTCAGCATAATGTGCTTTCTATGCACTGTTCGGCGAATACTTCGAAAGAAGGGGAGACTGCTTTGTTTTTTGGACTTTCGGGTACAGGGAAGACGACCTTGTCAGCTGATAGAAATAGAAAGTTGATCGGTGATGACGAGCATGGATGGAGCGAAAAGGGAATATTCAATTTCGAAGGTGGCTGCTATGCCAAATGTGTAGGTTTATCGGAGGACAAAGAGCCTGAGATTTTTCACGCAATTCGTTTTGGGTCTCTGCTTGAAAATGTTGTTTTGGATGAATTTGATCGACCTGATTACAACGATATTAGCAAGACGGAAAATACCCGCGTATCCTATCCAATAGATTTTATGGAAAATGCCGAAATGAGCGGTATTGGTCGTGAACCTGAAAATATTTTTTTCCTGACGGCAGATGCTTTTGGTGTACTTCCTCCCATTTCATTGTTGACCATCGATCAGGCAGTATATCATTTCGTTAGTGGTTATACAGCAAAGGTCGCGGGTACAGAGGTAGGGGTAAAGGAGCCTACAGCAGCATTTTCAACCTGTTTTGGACAGGCATTTTTGCCGCTTCATCCTTCAAAATATGCGGCTTTGCTGCGTTCAAAACTAGAGCAAAATCGCAATATCAAAGTTTGGTTAGTGAACACGGGCTGGATTGCCGGTCCTTACGGAATAGGCAGACGTATTAAGCTAAATTATACGCGATCGCTAATTCGAGCAGCAATAGATGGTTCACTGCTGGAGTCTCACTTCAACAAGCACAATATTTTTGGACTGGAGTATCCAACGAGCTGTGGAGAGCATGTTCCTGCACAAATTTTAGATGCGCGAGGCTTATGGAACAATGACGAGGCTTATGACATGCAGGCAAAACGCCTGGCGAAGCTGTTTATTTCGAATTTTGAAAAATTCAATGATGAGATGCCACCCTCGGTGCACGCAGCAGGACCTAAAATAGAAACTACAGTTCTGGTGTCCTAA
- a CDS encoding MBL fold metallo-hydrolase, which yields MKLHAIETGFFKLDGGAMFGVVPKSIWNKTNPADSNNMCTWGNRLLLIEDSNRLMLVDTGLGDKQNEKFFSYYYLHGDATLDKSLKNIGFNRSDITDVILTHLHFDHCGGAIVREGEQLVPAFKNAHFWSNSDHWSWATDPNPREKASFLKENILPIQESGQLKFVEDHQNPFGNNIAIRYAHGHTEAMMLPQIQYKGKTILYMADLLPSVGHIPIPYVMGYDVRPLVTMEERNSYWNEIVDNEYILFFEHDPIHECCTLQRTEKGIRVKDIFKLGEI from the coding sequence ATGAAATTACATGCTATAGAAACGGGATTTTTTAAACTCGATGGCGGTGCAATGTTTGGCGTTGTTCCAAAGAGTATCTGGAACAAAACAAACCCGGCCGACTCAAACAATATGTGTACCTGGGGAAACCGCCTGCTCCTCATCGAGGACAGTAATCGATTAATGCTGGTCGATACAGGACTGGGAGACAAACAGAATGAAAAATTCTTCAGCTATTATTATCTTCACGGCGATGCAACGCTGGATAAATCATTAAAAAATATTGGATTTAACAGAAGCGATATCACCGATGTCATCCTTACACACCTACACTTTGACCATTGCGGCGGCGCTATAGTGCGCGAAGGTGAACAGCTGGTTCCGGCTTTTAAAAATGCTCATTTTTGGAGCAATAGTGACCATTGGTCTTGGGCGACCGATCCTAACCCGCGCGAAAAAGCTTCTTTCTTAAAAGAGAACATTTTACCGATACAGGAGAGCGGACAATTAAAATTTGTCGAAGATCATCAAAATCCTTTTGGAAACAATATCGCTATCCGTTATGCACACGGCCATACAGAAGCTATGATGTTGCCACAGATACAGTATAAAGGCAAAACAATCCTCTATATGGCGGATCTATTGCCTTCGGTGGGACATATTCCCATTCCTTATGTTATGGGTTATGATGTCAGACCCCTCGTGACCATGGAGGAACGCAACAGCTATTGGAATGAGATCGTCGATAATGAATACATCTTATTTTTCGAACACGATCCCATACATGAATGCTGTACACTTCAACGTACTGAAAAAGGTATCCGGGTAAAGGATATTTTCAAACTAGGCGAGATTTAG
- a CDS encoding aconitate hydratase, with amino-acid sequence MAFDIDMIKKVYSQYDERITAARQVVNKPLTLSEKILYAHLWDGNATEDYKRGVSYVDFAPDRVAMQDATAQMALLQFMQAGRPKVAVPSTVHCDHLIQAKEGADKDLARAKSESSEVFNFLSSVSNKYGIGFWKPGAGIIHQVVLENYAFPGGMMIGTDSHTVNAGGLGMVAIGVGGADACDVMAGLPWELKFPKLIGVKLTGKLSGWAAAKDVILKVAGILTVKGGTGAIVEYFGEGAESLSCTGKGTICNMGAEIGATTSTFGYDESMERYLRATGRAEVADAANAIKQHLTADAEVYADPEQYFDQLIEINLSELEPSLNGPFTPDLYTPVSRMREEAEKNGWPLQVEWGLIGSCTNSSYEDLSRAASIAKQAVDKGLITKAEFGINPGSEQVRFTADRDGLLKTFEDLNATIFTNACGPCIGMWDRVGADKQEKNTIVHSFNRNFAKRADGNPNTYAFVASPELVAAIAISGDLGFNPVTDTLTNNKGEQVKLDPPVGDELPTKGFAVDDPGYQAPAADGSSVVVDVAPTSDRLQLLEPFAPWEGTDLKGLKLLIKAKGKCTTDHISMAGPWLKYRGHLDNISNNMLIGALNFFNEKTDSVKNQLTGEYGPVPATQRDYKAHGIGSIVVGDENYGEGSSREHAAMEPRHLGVRAVLVKSFARIHETNLKKQGMLGLTFANKDDYNKIQENDTIDIIGLTEFAPGKPLTLVLHHADGTSEEILANHTYNAQQIEWFKAGGALNIIRKNQG; translated from the coding sequence ATGGCTTTTGATATAGATATGATTAAAAAGGTCTATAGCCAATATGACGAGCGCATTACTGCGGCTCGTCAAGTGGTTAACAAACCTTTGACTTTATCTGAGAAAATTTTGTATGCCCACCTTTGGGACGGCAATGCTACTGAAGATTACAAACGTGGCGTTTCATACGTCGACTTTGCTCCAGATCGCGTTGCTATGCAAGATGCAACTGCACAGATGGCATTATTGCAATTTATGCAAGCTGGGCGTCCAAAGGTAGCAGTTCCTTCTACTGTACACTGTGATCACCTGATTCAGGCGAAAGAGGGTGCGGATAAAGATTTGGCTCGTGCTAAAAGCGAAAGTTCTGAAGTATTCAACTTTTTGAGTTCAGTATCCAATAAATATGGTATCGGTTTTTGGAAACCCGGAGCTGGTATTATTCACCAAGTCGTTTTGGAAAACTATGCGTTTCCAGGCGGTATGATGATCGGTACAGACTCGCATACGGTGAATGCCGGTGGTTTAGGTATGGTTGCGATCGGTGTGGGTGGTGCTGATGCGTGTGATGTGATGGCAGGTTTGCCTTGGGAGCTTAAATTCCCTAAGCTGATCGGTGTAAAATTGACAGGTAAGCTCAGCGGATGGGCTGCAGCAAAAGACGTGATCTTGAAAGTCGCAGGTATCTTGACTGTAAAAGGCGGAACAGGTGCTATCGTTGAATATTTTGGCGAAGGTGCGGAGTCGCTATCGTGTACAGGAAAGGGAACAATCTGTAATATGGGCGCTGAAATTGGTGCAACAACCTCAACTTTCGGTTATGACGAATCGATGGAACGTTATCTGCGCGCTACGGGTCGTGCCGAAGTAGCTGATGCGGCCAATGCTATAAAACAGCATTTGACTGCGGATGCTGAGGTCTATGCTGACCCAGAACAATATTTTGATCAGTTAATTGAAATCAATCTGTCTGAATTAGAGCCTTCTCTAAACGGTCCTTTTACACCAGATTTGTATACACCAGTTTCACGCATGCGCGAAGAAGCTGAAAAGAATGGCTGGCCATTGCAAGTGGAATGGGGATTGATCGGTTCGTGTACAAACTCTTCTTATGAAGATTTATCCCGTGCTGCCTCCATTGCAAAACAAGCAGTTGATAAAGGATTGATTACAAAAGCTGAATTCGGTATTAATCCAGGGTCAGAGCAAGTGCGTTTTACGGCTGATCGCGATGGTTTGCTGAAAACTTTTGAAGATCTCAATGCGACAATTTTTACAAATGCATGTGGTCCATGTATCGGTATGTGGGATCGTGTAGGGGCCGATAAACAAGAGAAAAATACAATCGTTCATTCTTTCAATCGTAACTTTGCAAAACGTGCAGATGGTAATCCAAATACCTATGCCTTTGTTGCATCGCCAGAATTGGTAGCAGCGATTGCGATTTCTGGTGATTTGGGTTTCAATCCGGTAACTGACACTTTGACAAACAACAAGGGTGAACAAGTGAAGCTGGATCCACCTGTGGGGGATGAGTTGCCAACAAAGGGATTTGCGGTAGATGACCCAGGGTACCAAGCGCCAGCTGCTGATGGTAGTTCGGTGGTGGTTGATGTAGCACCTACTTCTGATCGTCTTCAATTGTTGGAGCCTTTTGCTCCATGGGAAGGTACAGATTTGAAAGGGTTGAAACTATTGATTAAGGCGAAAGGTAAATGTACTACTGACCATATTTCTATGGCTGGTCCTTGGTTGAAATACCGTGGTCACTTGGATAATATCTCAAATAACATGTTGATTGGCGCCTTGAATTTCTTCAATGAGAAGACTGATAGCGTTAAAAATCAACTTACAGGCGAATATGGTCCTGTTCCTGCAACACAGCGGGACTATAAAGCACACGGTATTGGTTCAATTGTAGTCGGTGATGAAAACTACGGTGAAGGTTCTTCCCGCGAGCATGCTGCGATGGAACCTCGTCATTTGGGTGTTCGTGCTGTTTTAGTTAAGTCTTTTGCCCGTATTCACGAAACGAACTTGAAAAAACAAGGTATGTTGGGATTAACGTTTGCAAACAAAGACGATTATAACAAGATTCAGGAGAATGATACCATTGATATTATCGGTCTGACAGAATTTGCTCCAGGTAAACCATTAACGCTTGTGTTACATCATGCTGATGGTACTTCGGAAGAGATTTTGGCGAATCATACCTACAATGCGCAACAAATCGAGTGGTTTAAAGCCGGTGGAGCTTTGAATATCATCCGCAAAAATCAAGGATAA
- a CDS encoding bifunctional aconitate hydratase 2/2-methylisocitrate dehydratase, translated as MSIYNDYVQEVVERAGQGLHPKPIDGAELLSEVIAQIKDLNNENRAESLRLFIYNTLPGTTPAAGVKAQFLKEIVLGESVVAEITPDFAFELLSHMKGGPSIKVLLDLALGTELAIAKQAAEVLKTQVFLYDADTTRLKEAFEQGNEVAKDILESYAKAEFFTKLPEVAEEIQVVTFIAGEGDISTDLLSPGNQAHSRSDRELHGKCMITPEAQQQIVALQAQHPGKSVMLIAEKGTMGVGSSRMSGVNNVALWTGKQASPYVPFVNIAPIVGGTNGISPIFLTTVDVTGGIGIDLKNWVKKVDENGNVIRNEKNEPILEEAYSVTTGTVLTINTKTKKLYNGEQELIDISKALTPQKMEFIKAGGSYAIVFGKKIQTFAAETLGIQAPAVFAPSKEITIEGQGLTAVEKIFNKNAVGVTPGKVLHAGSDVRVKVNIVGSQDTTGLMTAQELEAMAATVISPTVDGAYQSGCHTASVWDKKAQANIPKLMKFMNDFGLITARDPQGVYHSMTDVIHKVLNDITIDEWAIIIGGDSHTRMSKGVAFGADSGTVALALATGEASMPIPESVKVTFKGSMKEHMDFRDVVHATQAQMLQQFAGENVFQGRIIEVHIGTLLADQAFTFTDWTAEMKAKASICISQDNTLIESLEIAKNRIQIMIDKGMENKNNVLQGLIDKANKRIEEIKSGAKPALTPDTNAKYYAEVVIDLDIIEEPMIADPDVNNADVSKRYTHDTIRDLSYYGGNKKVDLGFVGSCMVHKDDLKIVSKMLKNIEQQKGVVTFEAPLVVAAPTYNIIDELKAEGDWEFLQKYSGFEFSDALPKSTARTEYENIMYLERPGCNLCMGNQEKAAKGDTVMATSTRLFQGRVVEDRDGKKGESLLASTPVVVLSAILGRIPNIEEYKAAVEGINLTKFAPIPTK; from the coding sequence ATGAGTATTTACAACGATTACGTACAAGAGGTTGTAGAACGAGCAGGCCAAGGATTACATCCTAAGCCTATTGACGGAGCAGAATTACTAAGTGAGGTAATTGCTCAGATTAAAGATTTAAACAATGAAAATAGAGCTGAATCTTTAAGATTGTTTATTTACAACACGTTGCCGGGTACTACGCCAGCAGCGGGTGTTAAAGCACAATTCCTAAAGGAAATTGTTTTGGGTGAATCAGTTGTTGCTGAAATTACACCTGATTTCGCTTTTGAATTGTTGTCACATATGAAGGGTGGTCCTTCAATCAAGGTTTTATTGGACCTGGCTTTGGGTACAGAACTAGCTATTGCAAAACAGGCGGCTGAGGTTCTTAAAACACAAGTTTTCTTATATGACGCGGATACCACTCGTTTGAAAGAAGCTTTTGAACAAGGCAATGAGGTTGCAAAAGATATTTTAGAAAGCTACGCAAAAGCAGAGTTTTTTACAAAACTGCCTGAGGTTGCTGAGGAAATTCAAGTGGTTACGTTTATCGCTGGTGAAGGTGATATCTCGACAGATTTATTGTCGCCAGGTAACCAGGCGCACTCGCGTTCAGATCGTGAATTACATGGAAAATGTATGATCACACCTGAAGCACAACAACAGATTGTTGCCTTACAGGCGCAACACCCTGGTAAAAGCGTTATGTTAATTGCTGAGAAAGGAACAATGGGCGTGGGATCATCTCGTATGTCGGGTGTCAACAACGTTGCACTATGGACCGGTAAACAAGCGAGCCCTTACGTTCCTTTTGTCAACATTGCACCAATTGTTGGTGGTACGAATGGTATCTCACCAATTTTCTTGACAACAGTGGACGTAACCGGAGGTATCGGTATAGACCTTAAAAACTGGGTGAAGAAAGTGGATGAAAATGGCAACGTAATCCGTAACGAGAAAAATGAACCAATCCTTGAAGAAGCTTATTCTGTTACTACAGGTACTGTCTTAACAATTAATACCAAGACTAAAAAATTATATAACGGCGAGCAGGAGCTAATCGATATTTCGAAAGCTTTGACTCCTCAAAAAATGGAATTTATTAAAGCAGGTGGTTCTTATGCTATTGTCTTTGGTAAAAAGATCCAAACTTTTGCAGCGGAAACTTTAGGTATTCAAGCGCCAGCAGTATTTGCCCCTTCAAAAGAAATTACAATTGAAGGCCAGGGTCTAACAGCAGTGGAGAAAATCTTCAATAAAAATGCGGTAGGTGTAACGCCAGGTAAGGTATTACATGCTGGTTCTGACGTGCGTGTGAAGGTGAATATCGTTGGCTCGCAAGATACGACAGGTTTGATGACTGCGCAGGAGTTAGAGGCGATGGCTGCTACAGTAATTTCGCCTACAGTAGATGGGGCTTATCAATCGGGTTGTCATACGGCATCGGTTTGGGATAAAAAAGCACAAGCGAATATTCCAAAACTGATGAAATTTATGAATGACTTTGGATTGATCACAGCTCGTGACCCTCAAGGTGTATATCATTCGATGACAGACGTTATTCATAAGGTATTAAATGATATTACAATTGATGAATGGGCGATCATTATCGGAGGTGATTCACATACCCGTATGTCTAAAGGTGTTGCTTTTGGTGCTGACTCTGGTACGGTGGCGCTAGCTTTAGCGACAGGTGAAGCTTCTATGCCAATCCCAGAATCGGTAAAAGTTACATTTAAAGGCAGTATGAAAGAACACATGGATTTCCGTGATGTGGTTCATGCTACACAAGCACAGATGCTGCAGCAATTTGCTGGCGAGAACGTTTTCCAAGGCAGAATTATTGAAGTTCATATCGGAACGCTTTTAGCCGATCAGGCATTTACTTTTACTGACTGGACTGCAGAAATGAAGGCGAAAGCTTCTATTTGTATTTCACAGGATAATACATTGATCGAATCATTGGAGATCGCTAAAAACCGTATCCAGATTATGATCGATAAAGGCATGGAAAACAAAAACAACGTTTTGCAAGGCTTAATTGACAAGGCGAATAAACGTATTGAGGAAATTAAATCTGGTGCTAAGCCTGCTTTAACTCCAGATACCAATGCGAAATATTATGCAGAAGTTGTTATTGATCTGGATATCATCGAAGAACCAATGATTGCTGATCCGGATGTGAATAATGCGGATGTTTCCAAACGTTATACACACGATACAATTCGCGACCTTTCGTACTACGGTGGAAACAAAAAGGTAGACTTAGGTTTCGTCGGTTCTTGTATGGTTCACAAAGACGATTTGAAAATCGTATCGAAGATGTTGAAAAACATTGAACAGCAAAAAGGTGTCGTTACATTTGAAGCTCCTTTGGTCGTTGCAGCTCCAACGTACAATATCATTGATGAACTGAAAGCGGAAGGCGATTGGGAATTCTTACAAAAATACTCTGGATTTGAATTTAGCGATGCTTTACCAAAAAGTACCGCACGTACTGAATACGAGAATATTATGTATTTGGAGCGTCCTGGTTGTAACCTTTGTATGGGTAACCAGGAAAAAGCAGCTAAAGGTGACACGGTAATGGCTACTTCAACGCGCTTATTCCAAGGACGTGTTGTTGAAGATAGGGATGGTAAAAAAGGGGAGTCTTTATTAGCATCCACTCCAGTTGTTGTTCTTTCAGCGATCTTGGGCCGTATTCCGAATATCGAAGAATATAAAGCTGCTGTGGAAGGCATTAACTTAACAAAGTTTGCGCCTATTCCAACAAAATAA
- the rpe gene encoding ribulose-phosphate 3-epimerase, which yields MSTKSHLIAPSVLAADFAKLYDDIIMVNNSEADWFHIDIMDGVFVPNISFGFPVMQAIAKHAAKPLDVHLMIVDPDRYLQVCKDSGAAIITVHYEACTHLHRTLAAIKELGCKAGVALNPHTPVALLKDVLADLDLVCIMSVNPGFGGQKFIPNTYAKVQELRSMAQGVNDGLLIEIDGGVTTANAAQLLKAGADVLVAGSFVFNATDPLETVKALKDIDITIDSI from the coding sequence ATGTCAACAAAATCACATCTAATTGCACCATCCGTTCTTGCTGCAGACTTTGCAAAATTATACGATGATATCATCATGGTAAACAACAGTGAGGCAGATTGGTTTCATATTGATATTATGGATGGTGTTTTCGTTCCAAATATCTCTTTTGGATTTCCAGTTATGCAGGCTATTGCAAAACATGCTGCTAAACCTTTGGATGTACATTTGATGATTGTTGATCCAGACCGTTATCTGCAGGTATGTAAAGACTCGGGTGCAGCAATCATTACCGTGCATTATGAGGCCTGTACACATTTGCATCGTACACTGGCTGCTATTAAAGAATTGGGCTGTAAAGCAGGCGTTGCATTGAATCCACATACGCCAGTAGCACTTTTAAAAGATGTTCTTGCGGATCTCGACTTGGTTTGTATTATGTCGGTCAATCCAGGGTTCGGCGGTCAGAAATTTATTCCAAATACCTATGCCAAGGTACAGGAACTAAGGTCCATGGCACAGGGAGTGAATGATGGTCTGCTGATTGAAATCGATGGGGGAGTAACGACTGCGAATGCAGCACAGTTATTGAAAGCCGGAGCCGATGTGCTGGTGGCAGGTTCATTTGTATTCAACGCGACAGATCCTCTGGAAACCGTGAAAGCATTAAAAGACATTGATATAACTATAGATAGTATATAA